One region of Dokdonia sp. 4H-3-7-5 genomic DNA includes:
- a CDS encoding thiamine phosphate synthase, translating into MIIVLSPENNISNEVEILPQLFKQGLACYHLRKPHKSYEEYCAYIQQIDTAFHDKIVVHDHHMIINEFNLKGIHFKEQHRMDHINNPGKYFKGLNMFGKTISSSFHDLQNLEDCYFEFDYHFLSPVFDSISKEGYKGRGFDVNNSDKTIIALGGICPENVAQVNELGYNGIAVLGSIWKAENPLQSFKKIKAVFG; encoded by the coding sequence ATGATCATCGTACTATCACCAGAAAATAATATCTCTAATGAAGTTGAAATACTGCCTCAGTTATTTAAACAAGGATTAGCATGTTATCATTTACGAAAGCCACATAAAAGTTATGAGGAATATTGCGCCTATATACAGCAGATAGATACTGCATTTCATGACAAGATTGTAGTGCACGATCATCATATGATAATCAACGAATTCAATCTCAAAGGAATCCATTTTAAGGAACAACATCGCATGGATCACATAAATAATCCTGGTAAGTATTTTAAAGGATTAAACATGTTCGGAAAAACGATAAGCTCTTCCTTTCATGATTTGCAAAATCTAGAAGATTGCTATTTTGAATTTGACTATCACTTTTTGAGTCCTGTGTTTGATTCCATTTCAAAGGAAGGCTATAAAGGCCGTGGCTTTGATGTAAATAATAGTGATAAAACAATCATAGCCCTAGGCGGTATTTGTCCAGAAAATGTAGCACAAGTCAATGAACTAGGATATAATGGAATCGCTGTGTTGGGAAGTATTTGGAAAGCAGAGAATCCGTTGCAGAGTTTTAAAAAAATAAAAGCAGTATTTGGATAA
- the thiE gene encoding thiamine phosphate synthase, translated as MIPKLHYISQGNTPEAHLDNLQKACSHGATLVQLRLKNVPLDQVLIIAREARTITAQYDTKLIINDHYEVAKEVKADGVHLGKTDSCPTVARAHLYSWQIIGGTANTLEDCLSLRDKGVDYIGLGPLRFTTTKKNLSPVLGYNGYHLITETLKTKTPIIAIGGITVDDVTDLLETGIHGIAVSGEITHDFTKIEAFQKSLGASFNKEQHHTLNNI; from the coding sequence ATGATACCAAAACTACATTATATCTCTCAGGGTAATACGCCAGAAGCGCATCTTGATAACTTACAGAAAGCATGTTCTCATGGTGCAACACTGGTACAACTCCGCTTAAAGAATGTTCCTCTAGATCAGGTACTAATTATAGCAAGAGAAGCGCGAACAATAACCGCACAATATGATACAAAACTCATCATCAATGATCATTATGAAGTAGCAAAAGAAGTAAAAGCAGATGGTGTGCACTTAGGAAAAACCGACTCCTGCCCTACTGTCGCTAGAGCGCATTTATACTCTTGGCAAATTATAGGTGGCACAGCAAATACGCTAGAAGACTGTCTATCATTAAGAGACAAAGGAGTGGATTATATAGGTCTTGGTCCCTTACGATTTACAACTACCAAAAAGAATTTAAGTCCGGTTTTAGGTTATAATGGCTATCACCTAATTACAGAGACATTAAAAACTAAAACTCCCATTATCGCAATTGGAGGAATCACCGTAGATGACGTAACAGATCTACTAGAAACAGGTATTCATGGAATCGCTGTATCTGGAGAAATTACCCATGATTTTACAAAAATAGAAGCCTTCCAGAAATCACTAGGAGCATCATTTAATAAAGAACAACATCATACATTGAATAATATATGA
- a CDS encoding hydroxymethylpyrimidine/phosphomethylpyrimidine kinase: MKTNNYILTIAGLDPSSGAGITSDIKTFEAHRLYGLSVCTAVTVQNDIDFKECVWIDKAVIISQIETLFERFKISVVKIGIIQSWEVLSLVLDRLHMLNPEIKVIVDPIIKASAGFDFHSLEHQDILNKIWSQCYVITPNYDEIQLLYPDLSVEKTISHISRFTNIHLKGGHRKDKTGWDVLYHSKTAVKNITPKVEKVLQKHGSGCVLSAALASNILLQQGIEEASINAKYYTEAFLNSTDNSLGQHSYPPMKIKS; the protein is encoded by the coding sequence TTGAAAACGAACAACTACATACTAACCATTGCAGGCCTAGACCCATCAAGCGGCGCAGGAATCACTTCAGATATTAAAACCTTTGAAGCGCACCGGCTATACGGTTTATCAGTGTGCACCGCAGTTACGGTTCAAAATGACATCGATTTTAAAGAATGCGTGTGGATTGACAAAGCTGTGATTATTTCTCAAATAGAAACGCTTTTTGAACGGTTTAAAATCTCCGTAGTGAAGATTGGTATTATTCAATCATGGGAAGTGCTCTCTCTTGTTTTGGATAGGTTACATATGCTTAATCCTGAGATAAAAGTCATTGTAGATCCCATCATAAAGGCGAGCGCTGGTTTTGATTTTCATAGCCTCGAGCATCAAGATATTTTGAATAAAATATGGTCACAATGTTATGTGATTACTCCTAATTATGATGAGATCCAACTACTGTATCCAGACCTCAGTGTTGAAAAAACAATATCACACATAAGTAGGTTCACAAACATTCACTTAAAAGGCGGACATAGAAAGGATAAAACAGGCTGGGACGTGCTTTACCACAGTAAAACCGCTGTAAAAAACATTACTCCTAAGGTAGAAAAGGTGTTACAAAAACATGGAAGCGGTTGTGTGCTTTCGGCTGCGCTTGCGAGTAATATTTTATTGCAGCAAGGGATAGAAGAAGCCTCGATAAACGCAAAATACTATACAGAAGCCTTCTTAAATTCAACCGATAACTCACTGGGACAACACAGTTACCCTCCAATGAAAATTAAGTCGTAA
- the thiC gene encoding phosphomethylpyrimidine synthase ThiC: protein MKNRDTAPKQGGITRNPFPNSKKIYVNGKIHPQIKVAMREIALSDTVDSMTKKKTPNEPVTVYDTSGPYTDPNKEIDIHSGIERIRESWILERNNVEQLDSYSSTYCNERLNDKSLDHMRFKLLKKPLRAKKGENVTQLHYAKQGIITPEMEYIAIRENQRIDEMTEIRKQHKGEHFGASIPDKITPEFVRSEVARGRAVIPSNINHPEAEPMILGRNFLVKINANIGNSAVTSSIEEEVEKAVWACRWGADNIMDLSTGENIHETREWIIRNSPVPVGTVPIYQALEKVNGVAEDLTWEIFKDTLIEQAEQGVDYFTIHAGVLLRYVPMTANRVTGIVSRGGSIMAKWCLAHHKESFLYTHFEDICEILKQYDVAFSLGDGLRPGSVADANDEAQFAELETLGELTKIARKHDVQCFIEGPGHVPMHMIKENMEKQIELCDEAPFYTLGPLTTDIAPGYDHITSGIGAAMIGWYGCAMLCYVTPKEHLGLPNKEDVRVGVVTYKLAAHAADLAKGHPGSQHRDNALSMARFEFRWEDQFNLGLDPERAREYHDETLPAAGAKVAHFCSMCGPKFCSMKISQEVRDFAAVNDIVDNEVIQKGMEEKSKEFKAKGSEVYL, encoded by the coding sequence ATGAAAAATAGAGACACTGCGCCTAAGCAAGGCGGCATTACCCGAAATCCATTTCCTAATTCAAAAAAAATCTACGTAAACGGTAAGATTCACCCACAGATTAAAGTGGCTATGCGCGAGATTGCGCTTAGTGATACCGTGGATTCCATGACCAAAAAGAAAACACCTAACGAGCCAGTAACGGTGTATGATACTTCTGGACCATATACAGATCCAAACAAGGAAATCGATATCCATAGCGGTATAGAGCGCATACGTGAGTCGTGGATTTTGGAGCGCAATAATGTAGAACAATTAGACAGCTACTCCTCTACCTATTGCAATGAGCGTCTTAATGATAAGAGTCTAGATCACATGCGTTTTAAGCTTTTAAAGAAACCTTTGCGTGCAAAAAAAGGTGAAAATGTTACGCAGCTCCATTATGCAAAACAAGGAATTATCACTCCAGAAATGGAGTATATCGCTATTCGCGAAAATCAGCGTATCGATGAGATGACGGAGATTAGAAAGCAACATAAAGGAGAACATTTTGGTGCGTCTATTCCTGATAAGATCACGCCAGAATTTGTACGCTCAGAAGTTGCAAGAGGTCGTGCCGTAATTCCATCAAACATTAACCACCCAGAAGCAGAGCCTATGATTTTAGGACGTAATTTCTTGGTAAAGATCAATGCAAATATTGGAAACTCTGCAGTTACCTCGTCCATTGAGGAAGAAGTAGAAAAAGCAGTATGGGCATGCCGCTGGGGAGCAGATAATATCATGGATTTATCTACTGGAGAAAACATACATGAAACACGCGAGTGGATCATACGTAACTCCCCTGTTCCCGTGGGAACAGTTCCTATTTACCAAGCGTTAGAAAAAGTAAATGGCGTTGCCGAAGATCTAACGTGGGAGATTTTTAAGGACACCTTAATTGAGCAAGCAGAGCAAGGCGTAGATTATTTTACCATACACGCTGGTGTGTTATTACGTTATGTGCCTATGACCGCAAATCGTGTGACGGGTATCGTCTCTCGTGGCGGATCTATCATGGCAAAGTGGTGTCTTGCACATCATAAAGAAAGCTTTTTGTATACACATTTTGAAGATATCTGTGAGATTTTAAAACAATACGATGTCGCCTTTTCATTAGGTGACGGTTTGCGTCCAGGATCTGTAGCAGACGCAAATGATGAGGCACAATTTGCTGAGCTAGAAACACTAGGCGAACTTACAAAAATCGCTCGTAAGCATGATGTGCAGTGTTTTATAGAAGGTCCTGGTCACGTGCCTATGCACATGATTAAGGAAAATATGGAGAAGCAAATCGAACTTTGCGATGAAGCTCCATTTTACACTTTAGGGCCGCTTACAACAGATATTGCGCCTGGATATGACCATATTACCTCTGGAATTGGTGCCGCTATGATAGGCTGGTACGGTTGTGCGATGTTATGCTACGTTACTCCAAAAGAACACCTTGGATTACCTAACAAGGAAGACGTGCGTGTTGGTGTAGTTACTTATAAACTTGCTGCTCATGCTGCAGATCTGGCCAAAGGTCACCCTGGTTCACAACATCGAGATAATGCGCTGAGTATGGCACGTTTTGAATTTCGCTGGGAAGACCAGTTCAATCTTGGTCTCGATCCAGAGCGCGCTCGTGAGTATCACGATGAAACCTTACCAGCTGCAGGAGCAAAAGTGGCTCACTTCTGCTCCATGTGCGGACCAAAATTCTGCTCCATGAAAATTTCTCAAGAAGTAAGAGATTTTGCTGCTGTAAATGACATAGTTGATAACGAGGTCATTCAAAAAGGTATGGAAGAAAAATCTAAAGAATTTAAAGCCAAAGGTTCCGAAGTATATCTGTAA
- the thiS gene encoding sulfur carrier protein ThiS: MINIKVNQTSYQFPAQVTLDQILTQLDISVSGIAVAINERIITRSHWVSTIPDDGDAVLIIKATQGG; encoded by the coding sequence ATGATAAACATAAAGGTCAATCAAACCTCGTATCAATTTCCAGCACAGGTCACACTAGATCAGATTCTTACCCAACTCGATATTTCGGTTAGTGGGATTGCTGTGGCTATTAATGAGCGCATTATTACCAGATCACATTGGGTTTCTACCATTCCTGATGATGGAGATGCTGTGCTTATTATTAAAGCCACACAAGGTGGATAA